In a genomic window of Occallatibacter riparius:
- a CDS encoding TonB-dependent receptor: protein MHIKKGKHIPILKILLLLPILLGLAPSLFAQAGRGGISGLVSDTTGAIIPGAAVTIINTATGTKLTTVTTGAGLYTFVSLAPGTYDVNATANGFETVVQKHVTVTLDQVTTVNISMKVGSVNEVVTVTGSTELVDTSNSTVGQLINAETIDRVPLLTRNVYDLVQLSAGVTPANGAPNSSSSQQITSISAGRPGIDVSSYTFNGAIVGSVYYMVDGSPLGIAENNAGAIMPALDLPEDAVEETRVETQNTPASYLSGGAGVISLASKSGGDKFHGSVFGVFRPNILAANEFFNKQSGAGTPDFHRYQEGASIGGPILHGKLFFFGDYEATQQQSYDGSGWFTVPTTAERTGDFSADPFTIYDPTRPDNADGTRQPFPGNKITNPNPTALAFLQNFSKCNMPSPSTCDAQGGVINNFFQPGTDPFDAQRFDVRMDWQQSEKQRIFGRFSFDRLFTAGFNAFNNMWDLNYAQNVTNGRNILVADDLTINPTTVLQLRYSFTRHYENQSGDPRQNGYDITKLGFPASLAAEQTYKTLPIIDFWDVSSGIGGTANWNTFQYASENSDANAAITKAWGKHSISTGFEWLKRYLNVGQPPSSSGDYSFDITATDDSVSNGNGGSDFASFLVGMGSVPGAESYNFTKDLFIAGSNPYYAAFVEDTWRPTQNLTVTAGLRWDIFGSRNERHDRLEYFEPNVSNTVNGVAYKGAEVYVNSGNRSPFETNLHDFGPRLGIAWQATRHFVVRAGGGFYYGPSAHMVGGASQNSDGFSSVTNWQSTCYNADGNTVFNGSAACGTNLSSGVGDYTVPYSVTNPFPDGVVPTFTKAPSGLGNNLGQSINTMLHTQRTVTTYNYNLGWEYEFPHGFVLSAAYVGSRGLFLPLGSVDLNQLDLQTIRRYQTALCIDGSDGCQMVPNQWASILPATNANYGQDMVPLWVALQPYPQFGNGSYGGGNGVNVSAYPGGDSQYNSLQTKVQKRLTNHFTLLSSFTWAKLMTDDGNPPLSFVGSHAGAPQDWKNLKLDWAISPQDVHLQYTGTASYDLPIGSGRAVDLGGLGNGFLGGWTGSFILYLSTGIPIASPSSGLEPAYFNQRADMVCDPSIHAPHSQSRWFTTECFRPPADPFTPGTAPAYLDHVRTMGAQNLDLSLYKNFKIRETKNLRLEIASYNVTNHAQLGMPNVPSAKSALTPGSPDVDAFGQITSTVNSPRQFQFAARFTF from the coding sequence ATGCATATCAAAAAAGGAAAACATATTCCCATTCTCAAAATCCTCCTCTTGCTCCCCATCCTTCTCGGGCTTGCGCCTTCCCTCTTTGCGCAAGCGGGGCGCGGAGGCATCAGCGGCCTCGTCTCCGACACCACCGGAGCCATCATTCCCGGCGCCGCAGTCACGATCATCAACACCGCCACCGGCACCAAGCTCACCACTGTCACCACTGGCGCCGGCCTCTACACCTTCGTCTCCCTCGCGCCCGGCACTTACGACGTGAACGCCACCGCCAACGGATTCGAGACCGTCGTCCAGAAGCATGTCACCGTCACGCTGGACCAGGTGACCACGGTCAACATTTCGATGAAGGTCGGATCGGTGAACGAGGTTGTCACGGTCACCGGCTCGACCGAACTGGTCGACACCAGCAACTCGACAGTCGGCCAGCTCATCAATGCCGAGACTATCGACCGCGTGCCCTTGCTGACCCGCAATGTCTATGACCTGGTCCAGTTGAGCGCCGGCGTGACGCCCGCCAACGGCGCGCCCAATTCCTCCAGTTCGCAGCAGATTACCAGTATCTCTGCCGGACGCCCCGGCATCGACGTCTCGTCCTACACGTTCAACGGAGCCATCGTCGGCTCGGTCTACTACATGGTCGATGGCAGCCCACTCGGCATCGCCGAAAACAACGCCGGCGCGATCATGCCCGCTCTCGATCTCCCCGAAGATGCTGTGGAGGAAACGCGCGTCGAGACGCAGAACACGCCGGCGTCGTACCTGAGCGGCGGCGCGGGCGTGATCAGCCTCGCCAGCAAGTCCGGTGGCGACAAGTTCCACGGCAGCGTCTTCGGCGTATTCCGGCCGAACATTCTCGCGGCCAACGAGTTCTTCAACAAGCAGAGCGGCGCGGGCACGCCTGACTTCCATCGCTACCAGGAAGGCGCATCCATCGGCGGCCCCATTCTCCATGGCAAGCTGTTTTTCTTCGGCGATTACGAAGCTACCCAGCAGCAGTCGTACGACGGCTCCGGCTGGTTTACGGTCCCCACCACGGCCGAGCGCACGGGCGACTTCTCCGCCGATCCATTCACCATCTACGACCCCACGCGGCCCGATAACGCGGACGGCACACGCCAGCCCTTCCCCGGCAACAAAATCACCAACCCCAACCCCACGGCGCTAGCGTTCCTCCAGAACTTCTCTAAGTGCAACATGCCCAGCCCCTCCACCTGCGACGCGCAGGGAGGAGTCATCAACAACTTCTTCCAGCCGGGAACCGACCCCTTCGACGCGCAGCGGTTCGACGTCCGCATGGACTGGCAGCAGAGCGAGAAACAGCGCATCTTCGGGCGCTTTTCCTTCGACCGCCTTTTCACCGCCGGCTTCAACGCGTTCAACAACATGTGGGATCTCAACTACGCACAGAACGTCACCAACGGCCGCAACATCCTGGTTGCCGACGACCTGACCATCAATCCCACAACCGTTCTCCAGCTGCGTTACTCCTTCACCCGCCACTATGAGAACCAGAGCGGCGATCCCCGCCAGAACGGCTATGACATCACCAAACTCGGTTTCCCCGCCTCGCTCGCGGCGGAGCAGACCTACAAGACGCTGCCCATCATTGATTTCTGGGATGTGAGTAGCGGCATTGGCGGCACGGCTAACTGGAACACCTTCCAGTACGCCAGCGAAAACAGCGATGCCAATGCCGCTATCACCAAGGCATGGGGCAAACACTCCATCAGCACTGGTTTTGAATGGCTTAAGCGCTACCTCAACGTGGGGCAGCCGCCGTCCTCCTCCGGCGACTACTCATTCGACATCACCGCGACAGATGACTCCGTGAGCAACGGCAACGGCGGCAGCGATTTCGCCTCCTTTCTCGTCGGCATGGGTTCGGTTCCCGGCGCCGAAAGCTATAACTTCACCAAGGACCTGTTCATCGCAGGGTCCAACCCGTATTACGCAGCGTTCGTTGAAGACACCTGGCGCCCGACGCAGAATCTGACGGTCACTGCCGGGCTGCGCTGGGACATCTTCGGCAGCCGCAATGAGCGCCACGACCGCCTGGAATACTTCGAACCGAATGTGAGCAACACCGTCAACGGTGTTGCGTACAAGGGAGCCGAGGTCTATGTGAACAGCGGCAATCGCTCTCCGTTTGAGACGAACCTTCACGACTTCGGCCCACGCCTGGGCATCGCATGGCAGGCGACGCGGCACTTTGTCGTCCGTGCGGGCGGTGGGTTCTATTACGGACCCAGCGCGCATATGGTCGGCGGCGCTTCCCAGAATAGCGATGGATTCTCCTCGGTCACCAACTGGCAGTCCACCTGCTACAACGCGGACGGCAACACCGTATTCAACGGCTCGGCGGCCTGTGGAACCAATCTTTCGAGCGGGGTAGGCGATTACACAGTGCCCTATTCGGTCACCAATCCGTTCCCTGACGGAGTCGTTCCCACATTCACAAAGGCACCCAGCGGGCTCGGCAACAACCTCGGACAGTCAATCAACACCATGCTGCACACCCAGCGCACCGTCACCACTTACAACTACAACCTGGGATGGGAGTATGAGTTTCCGCACGGGTTCGTGCTGAGCGCAGCCTACGTGGGCAGCCGCGGGCTTTTCCTGCCGCTCGGCTCAGTCGATCTGAACCAGCTTGATCTGCAGACCATTCGCAGGTACCAAACAGCGCTCTGCATCGACGGATCAGACGGCTGCCAGATGGTGCCCAATCAGTGGGCTTCGATTTTGCCTGCCACCAATGCCAATTACGGCCAAGACATGGTTCCTCTCTGGGTCGCTTTGCAGCCGTATCCCCAGTTCGGCAACGGCAGCTATGGCGGCGGAAACGGCGTGAACGTCTCCGCCTATCCCGGTGGCGATTCGCAGTACAACTCGCTTCAGACGAAGGTGCAGAAGCGGCTGACGAATCACTTCACTCTGCTGTCGTCCTTCACCTGGGCAAAGCTGATGACCGATGACGGCAATCCTCCGCTCAGCTTCGTGGGCTCGCATGCCGGCGCGCCGCAGGACTGGAAGAACCTCAAGCTCGATTGGGCAATTAGCCCGCAGGACGTGCATCTGCAGTACACCGGCACCGCGTCCTACGACCTGCCCATCGGCAGCGGCCGCGCGGTCGACCTTGGCGGTCTTGGCAACGGCTTCCTGGGCGGATGGACTGGCAGCTTCATCCTTTACCTGAGCACCGGCATCCCTATCGCCTCGCCTAGTTCAGGGCTTGAGCCTGCGTACTTCAACCAGCGAGCCGACATGGTTTGCGATCCCAGCATTCACGCGCCGCACTCGCAATCGCGCTGGTTCACGACCGAGTGCTTCCGGCCTCCGGCTGACCCGTTCACGCCGGGAACGGCGCCTGCCTATCTCGATCACGTCCGCACCATGGGCGCGCAGAATCTGGATCTGTCGCTCTACAAGAACTTCAAGATCCGCGAGACGAAGAATCTGCGACTCGAGATCGCCTCGTACAACGTAACCAATCATGCGCAGCTTGGCATGCCCAACGTGCCCAGCGCCAAGTCGGCCCTGACCCCGGGCTCCCCCGATGTGGATGCTTTCGGGCAAATCACCTCAACCGTCAACAGCCCGCGCCAGTTTCAGTTCGCCGCAAGATTCACCTTCTGA
- a CDS encoding tetratricopeptide repeat protein, whose product MNDLRKRAEQGYPEQQLELAKAYLMGKGVPQDLEKAAHWYEMAARRGNPEAENQIAYFYQKGIGVPTDPVRAFHWYQLASASGLVWAKVNLGVSYLYGMGVPKNASTARHLFQEAVGNGNGLAAAYLGHMDYFGLGGPVDKAAADKWFVIGSKLHDPIAAYSLGLLYSEYDDHSKDNHRAAELFRFSARKGYILAKHELGRLLVNHPELAKSPQEARTLLLEASGAGLWNSSAVLGALARDGIGEPADAGHAYYWFFLSKLQGGAIAEKVVARDVSVLEQELPDRELAKLSKEAQDRFGQQPKAVMFLSQLGDDGGVQLRVPVILDSTGKTTGD is encoded by the coding sequence TTGAATGACTTGCGCAAGCGCGCCGAGCAGGGTTACCCGGAGCAGCAGTTGGAGTTGGCCAAGGCTTATCTCATGGGCAAGGGAGTGCCGCAGGACCTCGAAAAGGCTGCTCATTGGTATGAGATGGCGGCGCGGCGCGGCAATCCCGAAGCGGAGAACCAGATCGCGTACTTTTATCAGAAGGGGATTGGCGTACCAACGGATCCGGTGCGCGCGTTCCACTGGTACCAGCTTGCATCGGCATCGGGGCTGGTGTGGGCCAAAGTGAACCTGGGGGTGTCCTATCTGTACGGAATGGGGGTGCCGAAAAATGCATCGACGGCGCGGCACCTGTTCCAAGAGGCAGTCGGCAACGGCAATGGCCTTGCGGCAGCCTACCTGGGTCACATGGATTACTTCGGCCTGGGCGGACCCGTCGACAAAGCTGCCGCGGATAAGTGGTTTGTGATCGGATCTAAACTGCATGATCCGATCGCCGCGTACAGCCTGGGACTTCTGTACTCGGAGTACGACGACCATTCCAAGGATAACCATAGAGCGGCGGAGTTGTTCCGGTTTTCTGCCCGCAAAGGATACATACTGGCGAAGCATGAGCTTGGGCGCCTGCTTGTCAATCACCCGGAACTGGCGAAGTCACCCCAGGAGGCACGCACTCTGCTATTAGAGGCTTCGGGAGCAGGGCTGTGGAACTCGTCGGCGGTGTTAGGAGCGCTGGCGCGCGACGGTATCGGAGAGCCGGCGGATGCGGGCCACGCGTACTACTGGTTCTTTCTGAGTAAGCTGCAGGGCGGTGCGATTGCAGAGAAGGTCGTTGCGCGCGACGTTAGCGTGCTGGAGCAGGAACTACCTGATAGGGAGCTGGCGAAACTCTCGAAGGAGGCGCAAGATCGCTTCGGGCAGCAGCCGAAGGCGGTGATGTTCCTTAGCCAGCTCGGCGACGATGGAGGGGTTCAACTTCGCGTGCCGGTAATTCTGGATTCGACAGGAAAGACGACTGGAGACTGA
- a CDS encoding LysR substrate-binding domain-containing protein, with protein sequence MNLQDFKYLVAVAEHRHFGRAAEACNVSQPTLSSQIRKLEDSLGVKLLERTNKRVELTPVGSQILEHARLALAQAREMEAVAQSARDPLVGPLRLGVIPTLAPYLMPLILKPLRQSYPGLTIELWEDQTRALIEGLRSHKLDAALLATETDAPEITEIELFKEPLLAALPVDHRLSGAKSVEQKAIAGELLVLAEGHCLATQALEACGGKSTRNALQSSMQAATLETLVNLVAAGYGTTLIPFLAADSLGRLEIAVRPLARETARSIRLASRPGFPRPQALRALEKVIKAAVSHQLSGLSYCCPR encoded by the coding sequence ATGAACCTGCAGGATTTTAAGTACTTAGTAGCTGTCGCGGAGCATCGGCACTTCGGCCGCGCGGCCGAAGCATGCAATGTGAGCCAGCCCACGCTGTCGAGTCAGATTCGAAAGCTAGAAGACTCACTGGGCGTGAAGCTGCTGGAGCGGACCAACAAGCGTGTTGAGCTCACACCCGTGGGATCGCAGATTCTTGAGCACGCACGACTCGCGCTTGCCCAGGCTCGAGAAATGGAGGCCGTTGCGCAGTCCGCCCGCGACCCTTTGGTCGGCCCTCTGCGTCTTGGCGTGATCCCGACTTTGGCTCCTTACCTCATGCCACTGATCCTCAAGCCGCTACGGCAGTCCTACCCAGGCCTGACGATCGAACTCTGGGAGGATCAGACGCGCGCGCTGATCGAGGGCCTCCGCAGTCACAAGCTCGACGCGGCTTTGCTGGCGACCGAGACGGACGCTCCAGAGATCACGGAGATTGAGCTATTTAAGGAGCCATTGTTAGCAGCCTTGCCAGTGGATCATCGGCTCTCCGGCGCAAAATCGGTAGAGCAGAAGGCCATTGCCGGCGAGTTGCTTGTGCTCGCTGAGGGCCACTGCCTCGCTACGCAGGCGCTGGAAGCGTGCGGTGGCAAATCCACCCGTAACGCCCTGCAGTCGTCCATGCAAGCGGCAACATTGGAAACGCTGGTGAACCTGGTGGCGGCCGGATATGGAACTACGCTGATTCCGTTCCTAGCGGCAGACTCTCTGGGCCGGCTGGAGATTGCCGTACGGCCACTGGCCCGGGAAACAGCGCGCTCCATTCGGCTTGCGAGCCGTCCCGGTTTCCCACGCCCGCAGGCGTTGCGTGCGTTGGAAAAAGTCATAAAAGCGGCCGTCAGCCATCAGCTATCAGGCCTCAGCTATTGCTGCCCCAGATGA